One Phycisphaerae bacterium RAS2 DNA window includes the following coding sequences:
- the rnc gene encoding Ribonuclease 3, which translates to MSDSALDTCQEAIGYRFRDPSLLSAALTHASIATSRLQSNERMEFLGDAILGMVVCRYLFDNYPEYLEGELTKIKSAVVSRKTCAEISERLGLPQFLYLGNGISGRHRLPTSLAAAAFESLIAAIAIDGGTEAVTEFILRHVVPDIRSAVASEHQNNYKSQLQQFAQKQQGGTPVYELLDEKGPDHSKCFEVAVVVAGRRFPSAWGPSKKEAEQKAALNALVELNLVPAEPAAFQ; encoded by the coding sequence ATGAGCGATTCAGCGCTCGACACGTGTCAGGAAGCCATTGGGTATCGTTTTCGCGATCCGTCGCTGCTGTCGGCCGCGCTGACACACGCCTCCATCGCCACATCCCGCCTGCAAAGCAACGAACGCATGGAGTTTCTCGGCGACGCCATTCTCGGTATGGTGGTCTGCCGTTATTTGTTTGATAACTATCCCGAATACCTTGAGGGCGAGCTGACCAAGATCAAGTCGGCCGTCGTGTCGCGGAAGACCTGCGCGGAAATCTCCGAGCGACTGGGCCTGCCGCAGTTTCTCTACCTCGGCAACGGAATCAGCGGGCGGCATCGGCTGCCCACGTCGCTCGCCGCGGCGGCGTTTGAATCGCTCATCGCAGCCATTGCAATCGACGGCGGCACGGAGGCTGTCACCGAGTTCATTCTTCGGCACGTCGTGCCGGACATCCGCTCGGCGGTCGCCAGCGAGCATCAGAATAACTACAAATCTCAACTTCAGCAGTTCGCCCAGAAGCAGCAGGGCGGCACGCCGGTGTACGAATTGCTTGACGAGAAAGGCCCGGATCACAGCAAGTGCTTCGAGGTGGCCGTGGTCGTCGCCGGGCGGCGGTTTCCCAGCGCCTGGGGCCCGAGCAAGAAAGAGGCCGAGCAGAAAGCGGCGCTCAACGCACTGGTGGAGCTGAACCTCGTTCCGGCGGAACCGGCGGCATTCCAGTAG
- the truD gene encoding tRNA pseudouridine synthase D — protein sequence MSSLRTAPDVSELMVYLTSEFAPISASIKRRYEDFVVEEIPAYEACGRGDHYYFTIEKSGLSTMRAVQDIARALGANPRDVGLAGLKDARAVSVQTLSLEHIDPAKIEALRIPRIRILRVSRHTNKLKIGHLRGNRFRIKLRDVPPERISDIRAICDILHRRGTPNYFGQQRFGLRGDSWEMGKAILKNDPKTLVDLILGTPGPLDTGPVLKARQLYQAGKFDAAAKAWPFGFSTNARMCRAMAKSGGKHHRAAHALDDRMKKFFVNAFQSYLFNRVLSQRIGEIDRVREGDLAYKHDNGAVFLVTDAAAEADRAEAFEISPSGPIFAPRMTTAGGEIGELEAAVFDSGGVTLDDFRKLRRMSFHGARRPLRFRPDDLAIEAGSDEHGPYVDLRFSLPSGCYATMLLREVCKGDLTEALDEED from the coding sequence ATGTCGAGCCTCCGCACGGCGCCGGATGTCAGCGAATTAATGGTCTACCTGACCTCCGAGTTCGCGCCGATTTCCGCATCGATCAAGCGGCGATATGAAGACTTCGTCGTCGAAGAGATCCCGGCGTACGAGGCATGCGGCCGCGGCGACCATTACTATTTCACCATTGAGAAATCCGGGCTTTCGACCATGCGCGCCGTGCAGGACATCGCGCGCGCGCTGGGAGCCAATCCGCGGGATGTCGGTTTGGCAGGGCTGAAAGACGCTCGCGCCGTCAGCGTGCAGACCCTAAGCCTCGAACACATCGACCCGGCGAAGATTGAAGCCCTGCGCATTCCGCGCATTCGCATCTTGCGCGTCAGTCGTCACACCAACAAACTTAAAATCGGGCACCTTCGCGGCAATCGCTTTCGCATCAAGCTGCGCGACGTGCCGCCGGAGCGCATCAGTGACATTCGCGCGATCTGCGACATCCTGCACCGCCGCGGCACGCCCAATTACTTCGGCCAGCAACGGTTCGGTTTGCGCGGCGACAGCTGGGAGATGGGCAAAGCCATTCTCAAAAATGACCCGAAGACCCTCGTCGATCTGATTCTCGGCACGCCGGGGCCGCTGGACACCGGGCCGGTGCTCAAGGCGCGGCAGCTTTACCAGGCAGGAAAGTTCGACGCCGCCGCGAAGGCCTGGCCGTTTGGCTTTTCCACGAACGCGCGGATGTGCCGAGCCATGGCGAAGTCCGGCGGGAAGCATCATCGCGCGGCCCACGCGCTGGACGACCGGATGAAAAAATTCTTCGTCAACGCGTTCCAATCGTACCTGTTTAACCGAGTGCTCTCGCAACGAATCGGTGAAATCGATCGCGTGCGCGAAGGCGATCTGGCATACAAGCACGACAACGGCGCGGTGTTCCTCGTGACGGATGCGGCGGCCGAGGCGGACCGTGCCGAGGCGTTCGAGATTTCACCCAGCGGGCCGATCTTTGCGCCGCGCATGACCACGGCCGGAGGAGAAATCGGGGAGCTGGAAGCCGCGGTATTTGATTCGGGCGGCGTTACGCTCGATGATTTTCGCAAGTTGCGGCGCATGAGTTTTCACGGCGCGCGCCGGCCGCTGCGATTTCGGCCCGATGATCTCGCAATCGAGGCCGGAAGCGATGAACACGGTCCGTACGTTGATTTGAGATTCTCGCTGCCCTCGGGCTGTTACGCGACGATGCTGTTGCGAGAAGTCTGCAAGGGCGATTTGACCGAGGCACTGGACGAAGAGGATTGA